In one Antennarius striatus isolate MH-2024 chromosome 1, ASM4005453v1, whole genome shotgun sequence genomic region, the following are encoded:
- the clec3a gene encoding tetranectin-like protein isoform X1: MARMTLPVFLILCFSLVHLSSGRPSRTRKAVTPRQSGAAAEESDVKSQIERLWLEVNSLKEMQALQTVCLRGIKSHRKCYLTIEEPKHYHEANEDCIAQGGTLATPRDMMENNELKDYAKRSAPGSKDFWIGVADIVKEGQYVDVNSLPVSYFNWDRSKKQPTGTKRESCVALSVVAQGKWYDEVCRSLKKYICEYVIP, encoded by the exons ATGGCACGCATGACCCTCCCTGTCTTCCTCATTCTTTGCTTCTCCTTGGTCCACTTGAGCTCCGGCCGTCCATCCCGCACCAGGAAGGCTGTTACACCTCGTCAGTCGGGAG cagcagcagaggaaagcGATGTGAAGTCCCAGATTGAGAGGTTGTGGCTAGAGGTGAATTCACTGAAAGAGATGCAAGCACTGCAGACAG TCTGTCTCCGTGGCATCAAATCTCACAGGAAGTGTTACCTTACCATTGAGGAGCCCAAACATTACCATGAAGCAAATGAAGACTGCATTGCACAAGGAGGAACACTTGCAACACCCCGAGATATGATGGAAAACAATGAGTTGAAAGATTATGCAAAGAGGAGTGCTCCTGGATCCAAGGACTTCTGGATCGGCGTGGCAGACATAGTGAAAGAAGGCCAGTATGTCGATGTCAACAGTTTGCCAGTCAGCTACTTCAACTGGGACCGCTCCAAGAAGCAGCCCACAGGAACGAAGAGGGAAAGCTGTGTTGCTCTTTCAGTGGTTGCACAAGGAAAATGGTACGATGAGGTGTGTCGTAGCCTCAAAAAGTACATCTGTGAATATGTCATTCCCTGA
- the clec3a gene encoding tetranectin-like protein isoform X2, which translates to MARMTLPVFLILCFSLVHLSSGRPSRTRKAVTPRQSGAAEESDVKSQIERLWLEVNSLKEMQALQTVCLRGIKSHRKCYLTIEEPKHYHEANEDCIAQGGTLATPRDMMENNELKDYAKRSAPGSKDFWIGVADIVKEGQYVDVNSLPVSYFNWDRSKKQPTGTKRESCVALSVVAQGKWYDEVCRSLKKYICEYVIP; encoded by the exons ATGGCACGCATGACCCTCCCTGTCTTCCTCATTCTTTGCTTCTCCTTGGTCCACTTGAGCTCCGGCCGTCCATCCCGCACCAGGAAGGCTGTTACACCTCGTCAGTCGGGAG cagcagaggaaagcGATGTGAAGTCCCAGATTGAGAGGTTGTGGCTAGAGGTGAATTCACTGAAAGAGATGCAAGCACTGCAGACAG TCTGTCTCCGTGGCATCAAATCTCACAGGAAGTGTTACCTTACCATTGAGGAGCCCAAACATTACCATGAAGCAAATGAAGACTGCATTGCACAAGGAGGAACACTTGCAACACCCCGAGATATGATGGAAAACAATGAGTTGAAAGATTATGCAAAGAGGAGTGCTCCTGGATCCAAGGACTTCTGGATCGGCGTGGCAGACATAGTGAAAGAAGGCCAGTATGTCGATGTCAACAGTTTGCCAGTCAGCTACTTCAACTGGGACCGCTCCAAGAAGCAGCCCACAGGAACGAAGAGGGAAAGCTGTGTTGCTCTTTCAGTGGTTGCACAAGGAAAATGGTACGATGAGGTGTGTCGTAGCCTCAAAAAGTACATCTGTGAATATGTCATTCCCTGA